Proteins co-encoded in one Malus sylvestris chromosome 7, drMalSylv7.2, whole genome shotgun sequence genomic window:
- the LOC126627776 gene encoding spermine synthase-like — protein MEGGAGRGLECQKTMDGKASNGNGSEKAIPSCCLKARASIPEPEAKCHPTVVSGWFSESQSRSEKACKKLYFNNPMWPGEARSLKVENILYRGKSEFQEILVFESSIYGKVLVLDGLVQLSEKDECAYQEMIAHLPLCSIPAPKTVLVVGGGDGGVLREVSRHPSVEHIDICEIDKMVIDVSMKFFPRLAVGFEDPRVHLHIADATEFLRLAPEGKYDAVIVDSSDPVGPAQELVEKPFFETIARALRPGGVLCNMAESMWLHTHLIQDLISVCHQTFKGSVEYAWASVPTYPSGVIGFLLCSTAGPPVDFKNPVNSIEKLEGALKHKRELQFYNSEMHSAAFALPSFLRREVSALRESSTPARQIGDK, from the exons atggaGGGAGGCGCAGGaagaggtttggaatgccaGAAGACTATGGATGGGAAGGCGAGTAACGGGAATGGTTCGGAGAAGGCCATCCCTTCTTGTTGCTTGAAGGCTAGGGCTTCTATCCCTGAGCCGGAGGCAAAATGTCATCCTACTGTTGTTTCTGGGTGGTTCTCAGAATCCCAGTCTCGCTCTG AGAAGGCTTGTAAAAAGCTTTATTTCAACAACCCGATGTGGCCAG gTGAAGCTCGTTCACTGAAAGTAGAAAATATTCTGTATAGGGGGAAATCAGAGTTCCAAGAGATTTTGGTGTTTGAG TCCTCAATATATGGAAAAGTGCTTGTTCTTGATGGCCTTGTCCAGCTGAGTGAGAAAGATGAATGTGCATACCAGGAGATGATAGCACATCTACCTCTTTGTTCAATTCCCGCCCCCAAGACA GTTCTGGTGGTTGGCGGTGGTGATGGTGGGGTTCTTAGGGAGGTTTCTCGCCATCCTTCTGTTGAGCATATTGATATATGTGAGATAGATAAGATGGTTATTGAT GTGTCCATGAAGTTTTTTCCTCGGTTGGCTGTTGGATTTGAGGACCCTCGCGTGCACCTTCACATCGCTGATG CTACTGAATTCTTAAGGCTTGCACCTGAAGGGAAGTATGATGCTGTAATTGTTGATTCGTCAGACCCTGTTG GTCCCGCCCAAGAGCTTGTAGAGAAGCCATTTTTTGAGACAATAGCTAGAGCATTAAGGCCTGGTGGTGTTCTCTGTAACATGGCAGAGAGCATGTGGCTCCATACACATCTTATTCAAGATCTGATCTCTGTTTGCCATCAAACATTCAAGGGGTCTGTCGAATATGCTTGGGCGAGTGTTCCTACGTATCCAAG TGGTGTGATAGGTTTTCTGCTGTGCTCAACAGCGGGGCCTCCCGTTGATTTCAAAAACCCCGTCAATTCTATTGAGAAGTTAGAAGGAGCTCTCAAACATAAGAGAGAACTCCAGTTCTATAACTCCGAG ATGCACTCAGCTGCCTTTGCGTTGCCTTCTTTCTTGAGAAGGGAGGTGAGTGCGCTACGTGAATCTTCAACTCCGGCAAGACAAATCGGGGATAAGTAG
- the LOC126627772 gene encoding cyclic nucleotide-gated ion channel 1-like, with the protein MMHDPNNESTIELSQTPFNPNRLNLQPGGASPSTKFKRPKLDRLLANDLLWNKIFVILCVIAVSLDPLFFYIPFINEKNKCLGMDKKLKNVTLVLRLLTDLIFVVHIIHQIRQAIKSVNSSGMENPSWESKAVAVARKLSGRSIVTDILAVLPIPQVLLVHVFFKMTGYRYLYKRKVLTFFLLAQYLPRIYRFLLSSNNLPQTGIWTKGVFYFVLYILASHVLGAFWYFFSIQRETSCWYRAFKKHNMTNFSTFYCDDNDTPRNITSFLDKFCPINAPENTTPPFDFGIFLDSLRSGNAASLDFPGKLFYSFWWGLRNLSNFGTNLTTSTYVWENIFAILISIIGILLFLYLIGNVQTFMQLATTRSEDIRQKIKMKERQIEEWMVKNDLPEGLKKEIKKNVKQKLKENKDADLENLFSILPWYTKKPLKRFLFMSTLRTVPMLKEMNEKVLKMICDYLRPVMYDENSIVVRTGEPLDRMIFITEGFIWTYVGGDQSRHGGGSSSGSQSSSMPTNTLKKGQFYGEELLYWPSSPSQLPISPQTVKCHTKVEAFVLMAKDLTSIVSKCGSLWPNNMNHSNNNNNNNNMNVTHHGQPLLSGFESSTASTPGIRYFKPAMRPH; encoded by the exons atgatgcatgacccaaatAATGAGTCCACCATTGAATTAAG CCAAACACCTTTCAATCCCAACAGACTTAACCTGCAACCTGGAGGAGCTTCACCTAGTACAAAATTTAAAAGGCCAAAACTGGATCGACTTCTTGCAAATGATCTACTGTGGAACAAAATATTTGTAATTTTATGTGTGATTGCTGTGTCACTGGACCCTTTGTTCTTTTACATTCCATTCATCAATGAAAAAAACAAGTGCCTTGGAATGGACAAGAAGCTGAAGAATGTAACTCTTGTTTTGCGACTGCTCACAGATCTCATTTTCGTAGTGCATATTATTCATCAAATTCGTCAGGCCATTAAATCTGTCAACTCAAGTGGAATGGAAAATCCCAGTTGGGAATCGAAAGCTGTGGCAGTAGCCAGGAAGTTGTCGGGGCGCTCGATCGTTACTGACATTCTTGCTGTTCTTCCCATCCCACAA GTGCTTTTAGTACATGTTTTCTTCAAAATGACAGGCTATCGATATTTGTACAAAAGAAAGGTTCTAACTTTTTTCCTTCTTGCCCAATATCTTCCGAGGATTTATCGATTTCTCCTATCCTCTAACAACCTTCCACAAACTGGAATATGGACCAAAGGTGTATTCTATTTTGTCCTTTACATCCTTGCAAGTCAT GTACTTGGAGCCTTTTGGTACTTTTTTTCTATTCAACGAGAGACATCTTGTTGGTATCGGGCATTTAAAAAACATAACATGACAAACTTTAGTACTTTTTATTGTGACGACAATGATACCCCAAGAAATATTACATCATTTCTAGATAAATTTTGTCCCATAAATGCTCCTGAAAATACTACACCGCCGTTTGATTTCGGAATATTTCTTGATTCTCTTCGGTCTGGAAACGCGGCGTCGTTGGATTTTCCGGGCAAGTTGTTCTACTCGTTTTGGTGGGGACTGCGAAATTTAAG caaCTTTGGCACAAATCTGACAACAAGTACATATGTGTGGGAAAACATCTTTGCAATTCTTATTTCTATCATTGGAATACTCCTATTTTTATATCTCATAGGAAATGTACAG ACGTTTATGCAATTGGCAACTACAAGGTCGGAGGATATAAGGCAGAAGATTAAGATGAAAGAGCGACAAATAGAAGAGTGGATGGTGAAAAATGATCTCCCAGAAGGTTTGAAAAAAGAGATCAAGAAAAACgtaaaacaaaaactgaaagaaaacaaagatgCTGATCTGGAGAATCTGTTCTCCATTCTTCCTTGGTACACCAAGAAACCCCTAAAGCGTTTTCTCTTCATGAGTACCCTAAGGACA gtaccaatgctcaaagaaatgaatgaaaaaGTGTTGAAAATGATCTGCGACTATCTGAGGCCAGTGATGTACGACGAGAATAGCATCGTTGTTCGAACAGGAGAACCTCTCGATCGGATGATCTTCATTACGGAAGGGTTTATATGGACTTATGTGGGCGGTGATCAGAGTCGACATGGTGGTGGATCATCATCGGGTTCTCAATCCTCATCAATGCCAACCAACACGCTTAAGAAAGGCCAGTTCTACGGCGAAGAGCTTCTCTACTGGCCGTCATCTCCGTCGCAACTTCCTATCTCCCCCCAAACCGTTAAATGCCATACAAAAGTCGAAGCTTTTGTTCTTATGGCCAAGGACTTGACAAGTATAGTCTCCAAATGCGGATCGTTGTGGCCAAACAACATGAAccacagcaacaacaacaacaacaacaataatatgAACGTTACTCATCATGGACAGCCCTTACTGAGTGGCTTCGAGAGCTCTACGGCCTCGACACCAGGAATCCGGTATTTCAAACCTGCTATGCGCCCCCATTAG